CTCGGCATCGCCGACGACACGATCGTCCTCTACACGACCGATAACGGCGCCGAGACGTTCAGCTGGCCGGACGGGGGCACGACGCCGTTCCGGGGCGAGAAGAACACCAATTGGGAGGGCGGCTACCGCGTCCCGGCGCTGCTGCGCTGGCCTGGGACCGTCAGGCCGGGGACCGTCAGCAACGAGGTGACGTCCGCGTTGGATTGGTTTCCAACCTTCGTCGCGGCCGCGGGCGCGCCCGGCGTCAAGGAGAAGCTGCTCGCTGGATACGTTGCTGGCAACAAGACCTTCAAGGTGCACCTCGACGGCTACGACCTCACGTCGGCTCTGAAGGACGCCGCGACCGCATGGCCGCGCAAGGAATTCTTCTACTTCAGCGACGACGGCGACCTCGTCGGCCTGCGGTACCTGAGATGGAAGGCGGTGTTCGCCGAGCAGCGGGCGATCGGCTTCGACGTCTGGCAGGATCCGCTCATCCCGCTGCGTGTGCCGAAGCTGTTCGATCTCTGGGGCGATCCGTTCGAGCGCGCCGATCACGAGTCGAGCTACTACGCCGATTGGCGGGCCCGCCGCGTCTTCCTGCTCGTTCCGGCGCAAGCCTTCGTCGCGCAGTTCCTGCAGAGCTTCAAGGACTTCCCGCCGCGGCAGAAGCCCCCGAGCTTCAGCATCGACCAGGTCCTGCAGAAGCTGCAGGCGGCGCAGACGGAAGACTAGGCGAGATGTCGAGGCAGCCTGTTCATCGCGAGAACATGGCTGCCTGCGGATGCGGCGAGCGTGACCGCGTCGCCAACAGGGATATCACGCCCGCCGGTGCGCCGGTGTCGCGCGGCATGGTCTGGCTCGATGGCGCGACGTTCCGGATGGGATCGGACAGCCATTATCCGGAGGAAGCGCCCGCGCGCGATGTATCCGTCGCCGGCTTCTTCATCGACCGCGGGCCGGTGACCAACCGCGACTTCGCCGCCTTCGTCGCCGCCACCGGCCACCGCACCGTGGCCGAACGCCCGATCGACCCGCTCGCCTACCCCGATGCCGATCCGAGCAAGCTGAAGCCGGGATCGATGGTTTTTCATCAAACCCGCGGCCCCGTCGACCTCCGCGATGTCCGCAACTGGTGGGCCTGGCAGCCCGGCGCCTATTGGCGCCACCCGGAGGGTCGCAGAAGCACGGTCGGCGCGCGCCTCGATCACCCCGTCGTGCACGTCGCCTACGAGGATGCCGAGGCTTATGCAGCGTGGGCCGGCAAGGCCCTGCCCACCGAAGCGGAATGGGAGTTCGCGGCGCGAGGCGGCCTGGACGGCGCCGAGTTCACCTGGGGCGACACGTTCCAGCCGGGCGGCCGCGCCATGGCGAACACCTGGCAGGGCGCGTTTCCCTGGAAGCACCTGGCGAAGGACGGCCGCGGTCGCACCTCGCGCGTCGGCAGCTTCCCGGGCAACGGCTACGGCCTCCTCGACATGGTCGGCAACGTCTGGGAGTGGACCTGCGACTGGTACGCGCACGACAGCGCGTCGGACCCGCACAAGCCCTGCTGCGTGCCGGGCGCAAACGGGGCGGGGACGCGGGCCGGCAGCGACGACCCGCACCAGCCGGTCCGCATCCCCACCAAGGTGGTCAAAGGCGGCTCGTTCCTCTGCTCTCCGGATTATTGTCGACGCTACCGCCCCGCGGCACGGCATGCGCAGATGATCGACACGGGGATGAGCCACATCGGCTTCCGCTGCGTCTTGCGGCCCGCATGAGCGCCGTCGCCGTCGCGGCGATCGTCTTCGCCTGCGTCTTCGGCGGCGCCTTGGCGGGCTTCGCCCTCACCGCGATTCTCCCCGAGGATCATCTCAACGCCGCGTCCAAGGACGTGGTGAAGGTGGCGACCGCGATGATCGCCACGCTCGCCGCGCTGGTCATCGGCCTGCTCGTCGCATCGGCCAAGGGCTCGTTCGACGCCAAGGAGACCGAGTTCACGCAATTGGCGTCGCGCGTGATCCTGCTGGATCGTACGCTGGCCCAGTATGGGCCGGAGACCGGCGCAGCCCGCGGCGTGCTGCGCGCGGTGGCCGTAAATCGGCTCCATGCGATCTGGCCGGACGAAGGCGGCGTCGAGGACAAAGCCATCGGTAACAGCCTCGGCCGCCAGCCCGACGGCATCGAGGCCATGCAGGGGATGTTGCACCGCCTGGCGCCGCAGGGCGACGAACAACTCTACCTCAAGGCCAAGGCGCTCCAGACTGCCGACGAGATCGCGGCGGCGCGCTGGCTCCTGTTCGAGCAGGTCAGAGGCAGCCTGCAATGGCCCTTCCTCGCCATCGTGGTGTTCTGGCTCGCCATCATCTTCGCGAGCTTCGGGCTGTCTGCACCGCGCAACGCAACCGTGCTGGTCGCGCTGTTCGCCAGCGCTCTGTCGGTGGCGGCTGCGATGTTCCTGATCGTCCAGCTCGACCAGCCCTACGACGGTCTCGTCCGCATCTCGAGCGCGCCGCTGCGGCAAGCCATTGCAGTGCTCGGAAAGCCGTAGCGTGCAGCCCGCCTGGCGGTGCGCAGACGATAATCTTGCGTCGACATGAGCGCCGTCGCCGTCGCGGCGATCGCCACGCTCGCCGTGCTGGTGATCGGCCTGCTCGTCGCCGAAAACTCTACGCGAGCCCCAGCCAGCGACGCGCACGCGGCAGT
This Beijerinckiaceae bacterium RH AL1 DNA region includes the following protein-coding sequences:
- a CDS encoding hypothetical protein (ID:RHAL1_03496;~conserved membrane protein of unknown function;~source:Prodigal:2.6); this encodes MSAVAVAAIVFACVFGGALAGFALTAILPEDHLNAASKDVVKVATAMIATLAALVIGLLVASAKGSFDAKETEFTQLASRVILLDRTLAQYGPETGAARGVLRAVAVNRLHAIWPDEGGVEDKAIGNSLGRQPDGIEAMQGMLHRLAPQGDEQLYLKAKALQTADEIAAARWLLFEQVRGSLQWPFLAIVVFWLAIIFASFGLSAPRNATVLVALFASALSVAAAMFLIVQLDQPYDGLVRISSAPLRQAIAVLGKP
- a CDS encoding Formylglycine-generating enzyme (source:Prodigal:2.6;~ID:RHAL1_03495); the encoded protein is MSRQPVHRENMAACGCGERDRVANRDITPAGAPVSRGMVWLDGATFRMGSDSHYPEEAPARDVSVAGFFIDRGPVTNRDFAAFVAATGHRTVAERPIDPLAYPDADPSKLKPGSMVFHQTRGPVDLRDVRNWWAWQPGAYWRHPEGRRSTVGARLDHPVVHVAYEDAEAYAAWAGKALPTEAEWEFAARGGLDGAEFTWGDTFQPGGRAMANTWQGAFPWKHLAKDGRGRTSRVGSFPGNGYGLLDMVGNVWEWTCDWYAHDSASDPHKPCCVPGANGAGTRAGSDDPHQPVRIPTKVVKGGSFLCSPDYCRRYRPAARHAQMIDTGMSHIGFRCVLRPA